One Desulforhopalus sp. DNA segment encodes these proteins:
- a CDS encoding acyltransferase: protein MPALSTEESVRLRILNFPLIIGVVYIHAFSISIDYAGERLGVEHVNYLTEFVRLFISQGLARIAVPLFFLMSGYFFFLGFTWSWQGYVQKLTVRIKTLLAPYLFWTSLIFAVSFLGHSSPAVAAYFPEFKQLLDNFSVYVLLNSMFGLTWVPEAYHFWFIRDLIYLMVLSPLIVVVLRYAAWPFFIAIFWLWITANWSIYTPDVVGVLFFSFGGYMGMKRKSLFILDRYGAWFVAAYIIILAVDVIWYTAPFNLCLHRCGIVVGLVATLFITKRILAHKRLTDSLLWLSGSSFFVYAAHEPLLGIIRTIAFQYSPVQLPYTMLLIYLLVPLAVIASLVWLHNVLGACFPNALKVVTGGR, encoded by the coding sequence ATGCCAGCATTGTCAACCGAGGAGTCCGTCCGTCTTAGAATTCTCAACTTCCCCCTGATCATTGGGGTGGTCTATATCCACGCTTTTTCCATCTCCATTGACTACGCGGGGGAAAGGCTTGGTGTCGAGCATGTTAACTATCTTACCGAGTTCGTACGATTGTTTATTTCTCAAGGGCTTGCCCGGATTGCGGTACCGCTGTTCTTTCTGATGTCCGGGTATTTCTTCTTCCTCGGTTTCACCTGGTCCTGGCAGGGCTATGTGCAAAAACTGACTGTCAGGATAAAGACCCTGCTGGCACCCTACCTATTTTGGACAAGTCTCATCTTTGCCGTCAGCTTTCTCGGTCACTCCAGCCCGGCTGTCGCAGCATATTTTCCTGAATTCAAGCAGTTGCTGGACAATTTCTCCGTCTATGTCCTGCTCAACAGCATGTTTGGCTTGACCTGGGTGCCCGAGGCTTACCATTTCTGGTTTATACGTGATCTTATCTACTTGATGGTTCTGAGTCCATTGATTGTGGTGGTGCTGCGATATGCCGCCTGGCCGTTTTTCATCGCGATCTTTTGGCTGTGGATTACCGCCAACTGGTCGATTTACACCCCCGATGTGGTGGGGGTGCTGTTTTTTTCCTTTGGCGGATATATGGGTATGAAAAGGAAAAGCCTTTTTATCCTGGATAGATATGGCGCGTGGTTTGTGGCCGCCTATATCATCATCCTGGCTGTCGATGTGATCTGGTATACAGCCCCTTTCAACCTTTGTCTGCACCGCTGCGGCATCGTCGTCGGTCTGGTTGCAACGCTCTTTATCACCAAACGGATCCTCGCCCATAAACGATTGACAGACAGCCTGCTATGGCTCAGCGGGTCGAGTTTTTTCGTTTACGCGGCCCATGAGCCTCTCCTTGGCATCATCCGTACAATCGCCTTCCAGTATTCTCCCGTACAACTACCCTACACCATGCTCCTGATATACCTGCTCGTCCCTCTTGCGGTCATTGCCTCTCTGGTGTGGCTGCATAATGTTCTCGGTGCATGTTTCCCGAATGCCCTGAAAGTGGTCACCGGCGGCAGGTAA
- the hslO gene encoding Hsp33 family molecular chaperone HslO produces the protein MTAARRQYPPALWPVKAVQYGRFAGFVCAHVSLRRLPCYSDSTFLYRCPRQPKGILQIISIFSIAMADLIERVISEAGNFFGVACTTTTLVAEACKRHDVGPLAATALGRALTGAALLAALLKDDQSVLLKFEGNGPLRKIITEAGSAGWVRGYVANPHGETPLANGRIDVASGLGRAGFLTVVKDIGCNTKYPGTIQLYTSEIGEDLAYYLTQSEQTPSAIGLATRLNRDGTIAAAGGFLIQSLPPADEPLLARIENQIATMPPLSTLLCEGKSPSDILSVLFQDIPHRKTGSSDLYYQCSCTRAKMQSALFSLGREEISDLLEKEGGAEVCCEFCRQSYLFDKKELEALLTIPAKELH, from the coding sequence TTGACTGCTGCTCGAAGGCAATACCCTCCGGCCCTCTGGCCGGTTAAAGCGGTACAATACGGCAGGTTCGCCGGATTTGTCTGCGCGCATGTTTCCCTGCGGCGCCTTCCGTGCTATAGTGACAGCACATTTCTTTATCGCTGCCCCAGACAACCAAAGGGGATTCTTCAAATTATCAGCATCTTCTCTATCGCCATGGCCGACCTTATCGAACGAGTTATCTCCGAAGCGGGCAATTTCTTTGGTGTTGCCTGTACAACCACCACACTCGTGGCCGAGGCCTGTAAAAGGCACGACGTCGGACCACTCGCCGCCACCGCACTCGGTCGGGCCCTGACCGGGGCCGCCTTGCTCGCGGCGCTCCTGAAGGATGACCAAAGCGTCCTGCTCAAATTCGAAGGAAACGGCCCGCTTCGAAAAATCATCACCGAAGCGGGGTCGGCGGGTTGGGTGCGTGGTTACGTCGCCAATCCGCATGGCGAGACTCCACTGGCCAATGGCCGTATTGACGTCGCCTCGGGCCTTGGCCGAGCGGGTTTTCTTACTGTAGTCAAAGACATCGGCTGCAACACCAAATATCCCGGGACCATCCAGCTCTACACCAGCGAAATCGGTGAGGACCTTGCCTATTACCTGACCCAATCGGAACAAACCCCATCGGCGATTGGCCTTGCCACACGCCTCAATAGAGATGGGACAATTGCGGCTGCCGGAGGTTTTCTTATCCAATCGCTGCCTCCGGCCGATGAACCGCTGCTGGCGCGGATCGAAAACCAAATCGCAACCATGCCTCCCCTCTCTACTCTTCTGTGCGAGGGAAAAAGCCCGAGCGATATCCTCTCGGTGCTCTTCCAGGACATACCACACCGAAAAACCGGCAGCAGCGACCTGTACTACCAGTGCAGCTGCACCCGCGCCAAGATGCAAAGTGCTCTCTTTTCCCTTGGCCGGGAAGAGATCAGCGATCTTCTGGAAAAAGAAGGCGGCGCTGAGGTATGCTGTGAATTCTGCCGACAATCCTATCTGTTTGATAAAAAAGAGCTGGAAGCCCTCCTGACGATTCCCGCCAAAGAACTGCATTAA
- a CDS encoding chalcone isomerase family protein, translating to MRIFVLFTLLLMSMPAYAKEIAGVMVNDTVQTEDGTTLLLNGAGIRSKFFVDVYIAELYLEKPSAIAAEVIAAKAKKRIVMHFLHSEVSKDKLVSAWNDGFKDNSSAEELATLQERINQFNALFVDVKKGDIITLDYAQATGTVVALNGQKKGTIQGNDFNDALLKIWLGEKPVNSGLKDSLLSYKK from the coding sequence ATGCGAATATTTGTTCTCTTTACATTGTTATTGATGAGTATGCCGGCATACGCCAAGGAAATCGCCGGGGTGATGGTCAACGACACTGTGCAGACTGAAGACGGCACGACCTTGCTGTTGAATGGTGCCGGAATCAGATCAAAATTTTTCGTCGATGTGTATATTGCTGAGCTGTATCTGGAAAAACCATCGGCGATAGCGGCTGAGGTGATTGCAGCCAAGGCAAAAAAGAGAATCGTTATGCATTTCCTGCATAGTGAAGTAAGTAAAGATAAGTTGGTGAGCGCTTGGAATGATGGATTTAAGGATAATAGCAGCGCAGAGGAGCTTGCTACCTTGCAGGAAAGAATCAACCAGTTCAACGCCCTTTTTGTCGATGTGAAAAAAGGCGATATCATCACCCTCGATTACGCTCAGGCGACCGGTACGGTTGTAGCACTCAATGGACAGAAAAAAGGGACTATTCAAGGCAACGATTTCAATGATGCCCTTCTGAAAATTTGGCTGGGAGAGAAACCGGTTAACAGCGGCTTGAAGGACAGTCTTCTCAGCTACAAGAAATAA
- a CDS encoding DUF401 family protein: MEVLAAALPFGKVVGAFVLMLIGIRNKLGLSLSILLGGAFLGLVFGLSIGDWFRVSATALVQEKFLLLIAIVGAILVLSDGLEKSGQSTRLMTALSGYLVRPRLRLIFFPALIGLLPMPGGAVFSAPMVKAVSTGMQLTGVEQAIINHWFRHVWEMAWPLYPGIILTVALADIPIGDLIVRSWPGVVAMFAIGWYFFLRAEVLKPSSLEGTTQSSGRSGRTAIKEGLPLIIAIVGAVGMESLLPGLAPTIPFEWGVIGALLLAIASNMVRNRLGMRFLYEVLRKKSLWSMLMVIAAIFIFKDVMGAAGIVTEMAAGAGGGVALFAAAVFLPFLVGAVSGVTVAYVGATFPLLIGLLQSLGMEQNIIPFLVLGLFSGFTGVMISPLHICFVLTCSYFETELVRTWKRLVAPCACFALSGVGLFWWLLD; this comes from the coding sequence ATGGAAGTATTGGCCGCAGCATTGCCTTTTGGGAAGGTCGTCGGAGCCTTTGTCCTGATGTTGATCGGGATCAGGAATAAGCTTGGCCTCTCCCTATCCATCCTGCTCGGCGGGGCATTTCTGGGGCTGGTCTTCGGCCTGTCGATTGGCGATTGGTTTAGGGTAAGTGCGACCGCTTTGGTGCAGGAGAAGTTTCTCCTCCTGATTGCCATTGTCGGCGCTATACTTGTCCTGTCCGATGGGCTGGAGAAGTCTGGCCAGTCGACACGGCTCATGACCGCATTATCGGGATATCTTGTCAGGCCGCGCCTGCGGCTGATTTTTTTTCCGGCTCTGATCGGTCTTTTGCCGATGCCCGGCGGCGCGGTGTTTTCCGCCCCGATGGTTAAGGCCGTTAGTACTGGGATGCAGCTCACCGGCGTTGAACAGGCCATCATTAACCACTGGTTCAGGCATGTTTGGGAGATGGCCTGGCCGCTGTATCCTGGAATAATCTTGACTGTGGCCCTTGCTGATATCCCAATCGGCGATCTGATTGTCAGATCGTGGCCCGGGGTGGTCGCCATGTTTGCGATCGGTTGGTATTTTTTTCTCAGGGCGGAGGTGTTGAAGCCATCGAGCCTCGAGGGTACGACCCAATCCTCGGGCAGAAGTGGCCGAACGGCCATCAAGGAAGGACTGCCACTCATCATTGCCATTGTTGGTGCGGTCGGCATGGAGAGCCTTCTCCCTGGGCTGGCTCCGACAATTCCCTTTGAATGGGGGGTCATTGGCGCCCTGCTGCTTGCCATCGCCAGCAATATGGTGCGAAACCGGCTGGGAATGCGGTTCCTGTACGAGGTGCTGCGGAAGAAGAGCCTATGGTCAATGTTGATGGTGATCGCCGCCATCTTCATTTTCAAAGATGTGATGGGGGCCGCCGGGATTGTGACCGAAATGGCCGCTGGGGCCGGTGGCGGGGTGGCGCTCTTTGCTGCAGCGGTTTTTCTGCCTTTTCTAGTGGGTGCCGTGTCCGGTGTTACCGTTGCCTATGTCGGTGCCACATTTCCTCTGTTGATCGGGTTGCTGCAGTCGCTGGGCATGGAGCAGAACATCATTCCCTTTCTCGTCCTCGGTCTATTTTCCGGATTTACCGGGGTAATGATTTCTCCCCTCCATATCTGTTTTGTCCTGACCTGCAGCTATTTTGAAACGGAACTTGTGCGTACTTGGAAGAGGCTGGTGGCACCCTGTGCCTGCTTTGCACTCTCCGGCGTCGGTCTTTTCTGGTGGCTGTTAGATTGA
- a CDS encoding cupin domain-containing protein, with protein MKIANYQDCPAQRFDTETVKGVTGRVVIGKADSAENFCMRVFTVAPGGFTPRHKHAWEHEIFIHSGKGKAYQNGEWREVSSGTVLFIPGNEEHQFMNAGGEDFVFICLIPSGVSEL; from the coding sequence ATGAAAATCGCCAATTACCAAGATTGTCCCGCTCAACGATTTGATACCGAAACAGTGAAAGGAGTTACCGGCCGAGTCGTTATCGGCAAAGCCGACAGCGCCGAAAATTTCTGTATGCGCGTCTTTACCGTTGCACCCGGTGGTTTTACCCCAAGACATAAGCACGCATGGGAACACGAGATCTTCATCCACTCTGGCAAGGGGAAGGCTTATCAGAACGGTGAATGGCGGGAGGTCAGCAGCGGAACAGTGCTTTTCATTCCCGGCAACGAGGAACATCAATTCATGAACGCCGGTGGCGAGGACTTTGTTTTTATCTGCCTCATTCCTTCCGGGGTATCCGAACTCTAA
- a CDS encoding dihydroorotate dehydrogenase-like protein: MNDLSTKYLGLDLKNPIIVGSCGFTNSLTKIKELADNQAGAIVLKSLFEEQIQAEYSANLKSYTADYPGASDYIREYTRGNEVEAYLKLIAEAKKAVQIPIIASINCVSANEWVSFAKAVEQEGADAIELNVSLLPSNPKITSADNEKKYAEIINCIGELVSIPLALKMSHYSASLANLIQKLSWIKKVGGFVLFNRYYTPDIDIEKMVVKSAEMFSNPSEGCNSLRWIALMYGHIDKDLVASTGVHDSEGLVKQLLAGATAVQVVSTIYKNGVGQIPAMLAGLDEWMTRKSYTNLTEFRGKLSYEKAADPAVFERTQFMKYYGGIS; this comes from the coding sequence ATGAATGATCTCTCGACGAAATACCTTGGGCTGGATTTGAAAAACCCGATTATTGTCGGCAGTTGCGGATTTACCAATAGTCTTACCAAGATTAAGGAGCTTGCGGATAACCAGGCAGGAGCGATCGTCCTGAAATCTCTTTTTGAAGAACAGATTCAGGCAGAATATTCTGCAAATTTGAAAAGTTACACTGCTGATTACCCAGGGGCTTCCGATTATATCCGGGAGTACACCCGGGGCAATGAAGTTGAAGCCTATCTCAAGCTCATTGCCGAGGCCAAGAAGGCTGTTCAGATTCCCATCATTGCCAGCATTAACTGTGTATCGGCCAACGAATGGGTGTCTTTCGCCAAAGCGGTCGAGCAAGAGGGTGCCGATGCCATCGAACTCAATGTCTCCCTGCTTCCTTCGAATCCTAAAATTACCAGTGCCGACAACGAAAAAAAATACGCAGAAATCATTAACTGCATAGGCGAATTAGTTTCGATCCCTCTTGCTTTAAAGATGAGTCATTATTCGGCATCGCTTGCTAACCTCATCCAAAAACTGAGCTGGATCAAGAAGGTCGGCGGATTTGTCCTTTTCAACCGCTACTACACGCCGGATATTGATATCGAGAAAATGGTCGTCAAGTCGGCAGAAATGTTCAGTAATCCCAGTGAGGGCTGCAATTCTCTGCGCTGGATTGCCCTGATGTACGGTCACATTGACAAAGACCTGGTGGCATCCACCGGAGTTCATGACAGTGAAGGCCTGGTCAAGCAGCTACTTGCCGGGGCAACTGCCGTTCAGGTCGTATCAACCATCTATAAAAATGGCGTTGGCCAGATCCCGGCTATGCTAGCGGGTCTTGACGAGTGGATGACCCGGAAATCATATACCAACCTTACTGAATTCCGCGGCAAACTCAGTTACGAAAAGGCGGCAGATCCTGCAGTCTTTGAGCGCACTCAGTTTATGAAATACTATGGCGGGATATCCTGA